A region of the Panthera leo isolate Ple1 chromosome F2, P.leo_Ple1_pat1.1, whole genome shotgun sequence genome:
AGGGCTGGGCCTCACCCTCACAGGCTGCTGAGGGCAGGCCCGATCTAGCCCCCAACAAGGGTGGAGACAAGGGGCCCCTCCACTCCCCTAGCCCAAGGAGACTACCCAACTTTATCAGCCGGTAGCAGTGAAGCTTTGagcagccccacccctccccagaccccactTTCCCCAGACCCTGGGATGAGACCGGGCATGAGATGGCCCAGACATTTGGAGGTGGAGAGGCTTCGACCAGGCGGCTTTCTTGGATGACTGGCCTGAGACAAGGaaagccctgggggtggggcgccCCGGGGCAGAATCTGATCTGAGCCTCTGCCATCCCTGCGCCATAAAGACCAGATGCCCAGCAATGGTGGGTCCAAGCCTCAGGGGCGCAGCCTGGCAGGAGCAGGGCTGTAGGCAGAACCttgctcccctcctgccccttccaccaCATCCCAGGCCCCCAGGTCAGACACCTCAGACCCTGAGCCCAGCTCACACCTCTGTGCCCCAGAATGCATGGTGGGCCTGGTTCAGCGCAGCTGGACCAGAGATCCTGGGAGCAGAAGGGTCTAGAGACCTGGGGGGGCTCAGCGGGTAGAAACCAACCCTATCGAAGTCAAACAGCGAAGGCTGGCTACTCTCACTTCCTCCAACCCACAGTCAACTCCATGGCTTTTCCCGTGGGGCCAAATGCCCCCACCCACCTGTACGCCCATCTGCCTCCAAAGCGAGTGTGGGTCACCGGGGACCCCATGGGGACTTGCCCCCACCAGGCTGTGCCAAGCCCTGACCCTCAGGGACTTCCTGGGGCCGACAAATGAGCATGAAAAGCCAACAAGAAGTTCCCAGTGCTCCACGGGGCCCTCTCACTTACCCAGAAGTCCAAGTTGTATTTGATATTCCGGAACAGGCCCCCCACCATTGCAGCAAGGTGGATGACGTGTGTGGGCCGGACCTTTTCAAACAGGGCTCGGGTCTGTGCAGCATCCCTGGGAGGAGCCGGGGAAGGAACTAGCACCCTGGGGGTGGGGTAACGGGGGCAGGAGTAGACAGGGCTGATGGCAGGAAAGGCTGCCACAAAGGAAAGTGGCCCGTGCAGGCGCTGGCCGGTATGAGGGTGTGGACCTCCAGAAGAGATAGGAGGATGTTTGCCTAGGAACAGAGCTGCACACACCCGAGCCAGGCCAGACACCCGGCAGGGAGGACCCAGACCGGAGGCTACCAGGCTCAGGGACAGGCCTGGCCTGGAGCTCTGGGTCTAGAGAGGGTGTGGGTGAGTGTGCTCCAGGGATGGGTCCACTTACGTGAGGTCAGCATCCTTGGAGGAGACGAACACCCAGTCCTCTCCAGGCAGCCCAGCTCCATCTGCTACCACCTCTTGGATGGCTCTGcccaccagcccagagccacCTGTCACTAGGATTCGCACTGACCCCCCAGGCTCACTCATGTCGGCTGCACCTGTGGGGGCAAATGGTGGGAGGCATATGGAGCCCCACTCCCTGGAGATGTCCCTGCGTGGGGCACTGCCCTTGGTTAGCACTGGGCCCCAGGGCAACTGTCCAAAGGCTAGACCGGGGTTTCCTGGGGCCACTGGGACAGGATGAGACccgcaggggaggagagagagcctgCTGGGGACCACCCgagtctccccctccccgccccattCCCTAGGAAGCCTTCTGCCTAGAAGCTCACAGGCCATAGACAAGGAAGAGGAGAGCCCGTGTTTGCAGTCCGGTGCCCAGTGGCAGCCAGCTGCTCCAGGAGAGCCTCTGCCAGCCTAGTTCCTCCTAGGCAGGTGGCACTTCCGGCTCAGAACTGGACAAGCCTCGGGGCGCCACCACCCTCAAGAACCCTAGCCTAGGGGCTGGAAATCTGCTCGGACCCCTACAGGACGGCTCCGACCCAGCTGCAGGGCCTGATGGCCGGCATCAACCGGAGGGGATACTGCCGCGACATCGGCTGCTCGCGACCGCGCCTACAGTCCAGCAGCAGGTCGGTGGGGAAACACCACCGCGGCCGGGACTCCTCCCACGCCCCGTTCCTCTCCCAGATCCCCGGGACACCTCCACGCCCTCGGAGTCCCCACACCCCTCAGGGTTCTGCGGCTGTCACGGAACATCGAGAGCCGGAGCCGCAGCTCGCCACGCCGGGTCCCCGCCGGGATCCTCGGCGCCGCCGCGCGGCGTCTCACCTGTGCACGGCCCCACCTGCCCGTCGCCCGAAGAGCGGCTTCCGGCAGCGGATTGAGCGTCCAGCCGCGTGCAGGGGCCAGGTGGAGGGGGCGGAACCGGGAGGGACCCGGCGGGCACTCCCGCGGCACTCTGGGAAATGCAGTCCCGGGGGCGCCCCGGGCGCTGCCGGGAAGTGGAGTCCGGGAACGCGCAGccgcctgggaaatgtagttctcgGTGCTCCGCCTCCCCGAGGCCTCAGGGGGGTACCGGACAGAGAGACCCCGTTTGCTCCGCCGGGGCGGGTGGGTGGTGGGAGAGCCGCGGAGGCCGCGTGTACGCGGAAACTCCGCAGCATCAGAAAGGGGGAGCGGCAGGCGCCCGGCCGCGGTTGCAAGACAGCGACCGGCCGCGGGCCGGCCTCCGGGGCTGAGGCGCGAGCTGCGGGGTCCGAAGGGCAGACCGCGGCCGGCGCGCTGGCCGGCGCCGTCCTTCGAGCGCCGCGGGGACGGGCGGGTCTCGGACCTCCGGGTATCGGGGTGAGAGGTCGCGTGGAGGCCCTCTCGCTAAATGCAGATATTTAACAGCAACCGACCTTGCTAACACACTGGCAAACAGAATGTGCTGTGCCCTCCGACCTTGACAacatattattatgaaaatatattccatttaaaaaacatcCATAAATTtgggggcgtttgggtggctcactgggttaggctggctcaggtcatgatcttatggttccccGGTTGGAGGCCCAcctccggctctgcgctgacagcggggAACCTGCTCGGgatactcgctctctctctctctctctctctctctgcccctcccctgctcctctctctctgtctctcccttgcacgtgcttttttttttctgtctctctctcaaaataaataaactttaaaaataaataaattttatatacctAGAAGTCAAGAAACTATCAGAAACGGacgaataggggcgcctgggtggcgcagtcggttaagtgtccgacttcagccaggtcacgatctcgcggtccgtgagttcgagccccgcgtcaggctctgggctgatggctcagagcctggagcctgtttccgattctgtgtctctctctctgcccctcccccgttcatgctctgtctctctctgtcccaaaaataaataaaaaaacgttgaaaaaaaatttaaaaaaaaaaaaaaaagaaacggacGAATAATTAGCACtgctaatggggcgcctgggtggcccagtccgttGAGCTTGGACcccagctcaggtcaccatctccagGATcgctctgctgtcagcctgtcagtgcagagccgggaGCCCggttcagattctctgtctctctctctgtccctcccccacttgcgctctcccaaaaataaaaaaaaataaaaaataaaataaaacataccgCACTTCCCACACTGCTGCATAGTCATCCTATATAATTTAGTTTTCTTGTCTGCATTTCACCAGTTACTAAGCCGGATGTTATAATCAAAATTTGTCAcataatttgtattcttttgaCCACAATGCCACATCAGACGGTCTTTCCTAAGTCTTTgtagttttctggttttgtttttttgttttttagtttgcttCGATTTGGAGAAACTGCTTTGCTGAGGCCTTAGCAGCTGGAATTGACAAGAAAAATCCATAAAGCAGTATTTAGATTCAGAAATGGACCGAGGATTTTTACATATCACACTCCCATACTCTAAGAGGGTTGCATATGGTAATGTATTGATATTGCAGAAAATGCTAGCAAATGCTTTAATTCAGATTTAAAATCGTCCCCCGCTACAGAGTGTCATTTACTATCACAGCAATGCAATATTTCGTAAGCTCTTTCACATTTTCTGATGCTGGAATattataaagaagacaaaaaatagcaAATGACATCCAAtttacaattctttaaaaaaaaaaataatgtttattcatcgttgagacacagacagagacagagtgtgagcggctggggggcagagagagaaggaaacggaatccgaagcaggctccaggctctgagctgtcagcacagagcccgatgcaggggcttgaactcctgaacggtgagatcgtgacctgagctgaaattggacgctcaactgactgagcctcccagggcaCCCCTATTTACAACTCTTCTTGGTAGTATAGTTTCATCTGTAACAATCAGAAAATCATTTCTACTAAAATTACATTTGGGCTTATTTTTGTGAGAATGTTCTCCTTGGTGGTCAtgcaaacatttttgtttcttgttgtttCCATTTCACATATTTATGGGAATGTAACTCTTGTGTGTttcatgttctgtttctgtcAGTTTAGAAAAACACTTTCTCTAAAAGTAaacaatccattttaaaattccGTTTGAAAGTGGAATTATCAACCTTAGCTCTCTTTAGGGTTTGGTCAGCTTTACAAATATCAGAAACAACCAATAACAGTTCATATCAAATCACTGAGGCAGCACGAATTCAAAACTGATCTTTTCTAGGAAAGACAGTCGGTTCTTGTGAGCACCTTTTGTGTGCCTTCTCTCTTAGAGCTTCCACATCTGTTCAACGCCAAACCTAATTCCTTTAGTGTTTAGCCCCAGATCCCGGGATGTGTCTTAGGCAG
Encoded here:
- the LOC122211016 gene encoding collagen alpha-3(IX) chain-like, translated to MAGINRRGYCRDIGCSRPRLQSSSRSVGKHHRGRDSSHAPFLSQIPGTPPRPRSPHTPQGSAAVTEHREPEPQLATPGPRRDPRRRRAASHLCTAPPARRPKSGFRQRIERPAACRGQVEGAEPGGTRRALPRHSGKCSPGGAPGAAGKWSPGTRSRLGNVVLGAPPPRGLRGVPDRETPFAPPGRVGGGRAAEAACTRKLRSIRKGERQAPGRGCKTATGRGPASGAEARAAGSEGQTAAGALAGAVLRAPRGRAGLGPPGIGVRGRVEALSLNADI